The genome window CTACTGACTATAGTGCCCTACTATAGCACTCTGTTGATAAATGTGGTAAAGTGAGCAGTGAAATTGTAGTATAGTAATTGAGTAGATACGATGTTGCGTTTGGGGTGGTTAGGTTGCGAAATTCTAACCTTTTTGGAAGCTGATTGCTTGTTCAGTAAATATGCCTCCTAGACCTGAAACACGTAGTCGTGCGGGCAACGAAGAAACCTCTACCATGGATCGCATGGTGCAGATGATGGAAAGAATGactgagttcatgatggctcagcaggCTCCAAACCAAAATCAAGTTCAGCCCCGAGTAGATTATGCCAAAGCAATAGCCAGCAGGCACCCTCCGACCTatgccggagaagaagatcccgtGGTTCTGGAAGAGTGGATCAGAACATTTGACAAGTTGTTGGACGCAGTAAACTGCCCTGCGGATCAGAGAATATCCTCCGCGGTGTACTACCTCACAAAGGCTGCGGACAATTGGTGGACTACAACAGGGCCTGGTCTTttgcaagacccagacttcgACTGGGAAGACTTCAAAACAGCATTGAGGGCTCAGTTTTACACTAAAAGAATTCGAGGAATTAAATGCGAAGAATTTCTAAGGCTGAAACAAAAAGGGGCAAGTATTCAGGAGTATTATGCAAAGTACATAGAACTGCTAAGGTTCGCCCAGGATATTGTGCCGGACGAAGTGAGCAAAGTCAGAAGATTTGTGCGCGGCATGGACTGGGATACCCGAAGAGCTCTTTCACCGTTTATGTGTTCAACCCTGAAAGAGGCATATAAACGGGTATCGGACTATTATCAAGTGCACCTGGATCAGCAGGAGGTGTACGGCCGAAACAAGAGAAAGGCCGAGGCGCAGCAGGGGAAATCGAAACTTGAAAGTAAGAAACCAAACTTAGGATAAGCCGGTAGCAGGCAAGGAGAAAGAAGGGGGGAAGTAAGCCAAGTAAGGGGTTACCCATGCCCACGGTGCGGGAGGATCCACCCTGGTGAAAACTGTCGAGGGGAGTAAATTACATGCTTCCACCCCTGAATCCAAATCAATGGGGAAGGGTTACTGGAGGACCGAGGCAGGGACAATCTAGTGGTGGAGATGGCAGAGGGAATAATGTCCAACAAGTAAGCCAGGGTAGACCATCGAGTGCTGCTTCCAATACTAACAACAATAGAGGAAAACAACCAGTTGGGGCCAGCAATTCAGGAAGCCAGGGGAGAATTTTCGTTGTCAATAGCGCCCAGGCTCAAGCAAGCGACGCCGTTGCCGGTACTTTCCTAATAAACTATGTGCCTGGTTTAGTTCTATTTGATACAGGAGCCACGAATTCTTTCATCTCTTGCATGCTTGCTGATAAATTGGGGTTAAGATCTACTACTAGGTTAAACCTTAACGTAATGACTGCCTCAGGACTAGTAGTAGCTTGTAAGAACATATATGAGAATGTTTCTATAGAGATAGCGGGAGTTAACTGTCCCGGGAATCTTATTCGGTTTGAGTTGGAAGGTATAGATGTGGTATTGGGAATGGACTGGTTAGAGAAATATAAAGCTCGAATAGTGtgtaatgaaaagaaaattctGTTAAGAGGAccgaaagggaaaagggtttCATATCGAGGAATCGAGAAGGAGCCCGAACCAAAGCTGATGACAATGCGAAGACTGAGAAAATACGCACAAAAGGGGtatgaagtgtacctctgtctGGTGCAGGATACGGAGGTAGAAAAACTGGAGATCAGTCGGATCCCAGTGGTGTGTGAATTTCCGGACATGTTCCCGGATGATCTTGCAGGAATGCCCCCTGAAagagaagtggaattcaccattgaCCTGATGCCAGGAACATCAACTATTTCCAAAGCaccttaaaataaaataaaataaaagatgcaaataaaataagcGAAAatctatatgataaaagaatgggtcagattagggatattgcaatcttgatactctaacaatctcaaaattaggggaaaaataattaaccaagggatttattgacaatgcactcaagaattcaagttagctactttcataatcaataacaagaattaggctaagattgccctactttcgtgatgcatcaatcataaccttaagcacctaagcattgtaagcccccaaattacccctattctcatagtaggaaaaaattaggttgaaattggttaggctgagtcttttacccaactttcgttgtgacgaaatcctctccaaagcaaatcaataaaagctgcgcatcaattatcaataagagaaatttataatccaattcaaatataaaaacccTAGATCAATAAATGATGTTGTTAGTATGTGGTGAGGTTGAATGTGTAGgtgggtgttaaaacgaagaatcaagactccccgagtgtcgtgtctctcaaggatggctaATAGGAAtcgaatttatgttggcatttatgaggttgaaaggtaagagttgcaagaatcgtaAGGAGAaggtttgttcatggttggttgggtaaagagtttgaaagtaaaataagatggaaaatacaaaaggtaaaagaaggGGATGCATGCCAAtgctaagccaaaggattgattatcgtaggtagattggaattgggtttcgggattgaactagggagtcacgatattggtaccgagtggcgtcacactcagactctcaatcctcattcggttgaggcattttatcgaacaccttgcctaccactcttCTCGggtctcgtcctttcggactaagagcggagatatagataagttgggctcgtgagaggccgctatcgcgcactctctcacttccactcggttcactaactatcccggccagaaatagaagcaaagattaaacaacatcatccatacaaacatcaatcgtactcccacaatacacaagatcataagatgaaatctaagcatcaatccatagattaacaagggcacacacacccaaactacactACTCTAGCATGATAAACATtaatatcaacaaaagaaacaaagcaagaacataaaagatcaaactttataatAGAAGAAATATATTACCTAAGGAAAGCTTTGGATctacatcatcatcttcatctacactaagctaagctaatctaaggaggagtatttgtcttcctccccaaaggggaagaaattggaaaagaaaactagatCTAAGATTATTGGGTGCCTCCTCCTCTACCTACTTTCTACTTGCCTTCAAAGGTGtgaaataatgagccttatatagggagaacaaaataggggcaagatagtcAATTTCCGTGCAGCATAGTTTAAGGCTGACTCAGagttctcgacgcgtcgagacaggGGCTCGACGCATCGAGCCCTGAAGAATTCTTTCCGCGACTtctccacacgcgtggtggtggacgtggggagttactggaatgtttccacgcccctccacacgcgtgtgaggctgcgtgggaggctcctgcttcatggtttctccattttctgctcagtttcggccttaagtcctccttttggctgtagaataccttaaaaacatcttccatactTTCATTAGAAATTTTGGTCACATTAGAGTCTTAATGTACGaaattcttatgaaatgggtaataaactctacaatTCTAGCCTGTAATTGACCCTTAAAAtaggctattcttggtgcttatcaataaattatccctttacgcaataattataaacctagcatcaagaatagcaatagaaccctaatccaaacccaaaagctaactactcatgcatcataaaagtaaacaaagcaaagcaataataaataaccataaacattgcaaaaaatataaagggaagagaaaactttactaataatgaagaacaatccaacttcaatctttgattccaagcttgaaattaaataatctaatatataactaatctaaactatgctagggaaatataaagagaagaggaaaaataaactaaaactaactagggttgggaactccctaaattgtagagaatatgtagaatatatagaagatagatgggccttaggcccatgagacaacttccaattcttatttttgtttcctttccttccttaggtaatttccttttcttccaaaacttgtccaaaatgttccaaaattcttcctttactgctccttgtagataattcaacccttgagacaatataacacacaaacaattctcaatttcattaggataaagaaaataagcatcaaaacaactaaaataaggggtgaattattgtacaaaatagtagatatcaggcttaaagcttcatcaaagatctgggtcttcgtcatcattcttttttgctcgcccaggatcaacacttgccgaaaccaaactaaacgatttatgctaatgaaaatgaaaagctcgtgaaagtaacgagaggaaaaatgctcgtgaaagtaacgagaggaaaacacaataatagagaaaataaaaagtgggtaaagtcaaagtagggttgggagttcaagactaccaacacaaatcccaatacctacctactattattttattcgaagggaaaaaaaatggaagaagaagatctgtggatgtggtcggaggcggacggagctgcgacggtggtcggggcggaagaaaaGCGAGAGAAAACGTGGAAAGTGACCAAAACTGCCgactcaaagctccattagagctccgggcggaggccggcggtggaagccatagttgagcagcagagaaaggcgtttggttttagagaaaAAAAGGGAGGCAACATTAGGGTTTATTGCCTTTCCACCTTACCATACATAGGATCATTATTTTTCTAGTTCTTCAACACAATATGGGCTCTTTGACTTAATTCATAATTAGTGCAGTGGTTTTGATAGAAATGAATAAACTTGAGAATGAATCGAATTTAAACTTTtggcaaaaaaaatatttggaatACCAATTGTATTATTAAATCAATATTTGTTTGGAAACGCTGCTCCTATTAAGACTAATCCAAACTTATTTGTCTCATCTTGTTTACAATACTAAATAATTtccgaaaaataaaaataaatctaacaTGTAACATAACAGAAGATCGAAGATGGAACCAAGATGTACCTGCACCAGTAAACCCAACTGGGCTCGCAACTGAATCTCGCTATGCTGTTCTTGAAAATCTGCAGGGAGAATGAGGCGAAGCCAAGCAGGTCAGGCATGGCCCCCTAGTAGAAACCGGTTATACCCCAAGGAATCTAGCAAGAATACGAACGTCCCATCAACCCCAACCCCTACCAATGCAGAGGCAGGCTCCGCAACCTCACCAAGTCAGACAAGTCCACACGGTTGGGCATGGAGCACACGGAGGGAGGGGTGGTAGAGGTGGTGCACCGAGGCATGCTGCAGCTGAGTCAGAACACACGGTTATCAGGGGGTCGAGGCTCGGCAAACAAATTTCCACTACGGTCATTTGTCATCAAGCTGACGCCCCTGAGTCCTCCCATGGAGCAGAAGTTAACTATGAGCTTCAGGAAGACCCTCCCGACATTGCAATAGTTTTTCAAAACAGATCTGTAACTGATGATGTTACCATGAGAGATGAGTCTGGCCAGTTGGGCCATGTGGATTTTGATCTGTAAGTTGTTGTTGTGCTTCTGAGCACGTGTTTGTTTTTCCCAAtctttttatgattattttgtGTTGGAATTGTCAGGGTGCAGCCTCTAGAGCATTTAGGCGCACCCTTAAGCTATTTTGCAGGGATTTCTCCCCTGATATGATATGTCTGCTTGAGCCCAAAACTTCGGGTGATCAAGCTAATTCTATTTGTTTTAGCTTCGGTTTTGACGAATGGGTAAGGGTCGAAGCGGTTGGTTTTTCCGGTGGTATTTGGATCCTATGGAAATCATCCCATAGGGTAGAGATACTGAGGACTCACCCACAATTTGTGAGTTTGCAGGTGGAAGAAGAGAATCTACCTCCCTGGGTGCTAACGGTGGTTTATGGCAGCCTGAATTCTTCTTTGCGTAAAGATCTGTTTTCTAACCTTTCTTTTTAGGATCTCAACTCTCAAAACCAGTGGTTAGTGTGCGGTGATTTCAATTCTGTAGTTAGTAGGGATGAGGTGAGCAATACAGAACAATTCAATGCAACAAGATGCACAGACTTCCGGGAGTGGATATTTAAAGAAGGTTCGATAGACCTAGGCTTCTTGGGAACGAATTTTACATGGATGAGAGGAATCAGCACTTCGAATTTCAAAGGTGCTAGGTTAGATCGAGCCTTAAGTAATGCAGAATGGAGACTCAACTTTCATGATGCTATAGTACAACATCTACCAATAGTGAATTCAGACCACGCACCGCTCCTAATTATGACTAGAGGACGAAGATTCCAGAGGGACGGGAAAAGATTTAGATTCAATATGGCATGGATCACCCATAAAGATTTCCTTAATTGCATCGGTAAATCATGGTGTCCAGGTGAAGAGTTGGAGAGGAATAAGAAGCTGACAGCAGAAGCATTAGAGGAATGGAATGTTAATACGTTTGGTAATGTCTTCAAGAGGAAAAAACAACTCCTGGCCAGGATAAAAGGGGTGCAAAGATGCCTCTCTCAAAGAGCGACCCCAAACCTTATCAAACTCGAGAAGAAACTGAAAAGTGAGCTTGATGAAGCTCTAGCCCAAGAAGAAATTATATGGTTTCAGCGTTCGAGAGAGGAATGGATACTCTCTGGAGACCGAAATACCAGATACTACCACATTGCGACATCGGTTAACAAGAATAGGACACAAATTGATAAGCTTAAAACAGAGGAAGGGGTATGGGTGACAGATGGAGACCTCCTATTAGAACATGTTAGAAATTACTTTACTCTATTGTTTGCAGAGGACTATAGCAAAAGCTCCCAAAATTTCATATATGGGCACTATCCAGTATTGTCAGATCAAGAATGGCATACAGTTAATCGGCCATTTGAACCAGAAGAGATAAAACAAGCCTTGTTTGACATGAACCCAAGCAAGGCCTTGGGACCGGATGGGTACACGGCTGGATTTTATCAACAAGCATGGGGCATAGTTGGGAAGGATTTGCTGAAATTCGCCATGAGCTTCTTCTCCGAAGGCAAGCTTCCCCCAGGTGTAAATGACACGATTTTAACACTCATACCAAAAGTCCCTACCCTAGAATCAGTCAAACAACTACGGCCAATTGGTCTCTATAATGTGGTATACAAGCTGATAACGAGAGCAATGGCATCCCGTTTGAAGGACATCTCCACCAAACTAGTAGGGCATCACCAGACAAGCTTCATTCCTAGAAGGCAGATTGCAGACAACATTATTGTGTTTCAGGAAGTCCTAAATTCTATGAGAATCAGAAAAGCTTCAATAGGATGGATGATTATGAAAATAGATTTGGAAAAGGCTTATGACAAGTTAGCCTGGAATTTTATTGAGGAATCCCTAGCGGACATAGGATTCAATACAGCATGGAGAAGAAACATTATGGAGTGTATCACATCTTCAAGACTGGCGATCAACTGGAATGGGCAACTCTTTGATTGGTTCAGACCAAAAAGGGGAATTAGACAGGGAGATCCCTTATCACCACTACTATTTGTTTTATGCATGGAAAGATTTAGCCACTTAATACTTGATTCAGTTAATTCCGGTAGGTGGAAGGGCATTAGGATAACTAGACAAGGACCTCACCTTACGCATttgttttttgcagatgatatgGTGCTCTTCGGGGAAACAACGGTAGAACAAGCCGAGGAGATGTCCAAATGCTTAAAGAACTTCTGTGAGCATTTAGGCCAAAGAGTAAATATCCAGAAGTCAGCTCTCTATTTCTCCAACAAAACCCAGGCAGAAATACAGCAAAAGATATCCGAGCTCACAGGAATTTCCATAGTTGATGATCTGGGAAGATATCTAGGTGTGCCCTCAGTCCATGGGAGATTGAAAAAGGAATCCTTCGCTGGGCTCATCGAAAAGATTTAGCACAGATAAACCGGGTGGAAGGCTAAAACACTATCGTTGGCTGGGAGACTGGTGCTGGTTCAATCAGTCCTGTCGGCAATCCCTTATTATTCTATGCAAACGACACTCCTTCCAgtaggggtaatcaaatccatAGAGAAGTTGGTGCGGAACTTCTTGAGGGGAGGCTCAGATAACATAAGGAAGACACACTTGATTAGCTGGGATACTATCACCAAGAGCAAAACAGAGGGAGGTTTAGGCCTACGTAAACTGGACAAAATGAACGAGGCCTTTTTAGCTAAGTTGGGATGGATGCTTATAAAGAATGAAGACAGCCTATGTGCGAAGGTTTTGAAAGCGAAATACATGAACAATTCCCTGGATTGCGCGACATGGAGGCCTAAGACAAATATGTCTTTCGTGTGGAAAGGGATATTGAAAGCAGCACCAATTGTGCAGAAAGGCATTTCAAAGCTGGTAAGAAATGGTCATGACACTATGTTTTGGGATGACATATGGATTGGCCATACTCCCCTGATTGAGATGGCCATTGCAAATGTCCATTTATTGGACCGGTACAGAACAGTTGCTTCATATTGGAGCACAGACAGTGGCTGGAACTGGGATCAACTACAACAAGTCCTCCCGGAAGCAACACTGAAGTCAATAGCAGCCATCATAATCAATGAGGGTCAGAACTTAGAAGATCTCTTAACTTAGAGATATGGAAACTTTGATGAGTTCTCGGTTAATGCAGCCTATGAAATGGCCTCAAACACGCATACCACTTTAGAAGCAACCATGTGGAATGCCATTTGGAAACTTAAACTCCCTAGCAAGATGAAAACCTTCCTATGGTTAGTACGACATGGTAGGATCATGACAAATAACATGAGGCAGAGAAGGGGAATGACAAATGATGGCAACTGCTGGTTATGTAGAGATAAACTCGAAGATGTCGATCATGTCTTACGCACATGCCCAGCTGCTATCGCAGTCTGGTCAAGGATTATGCCCTTAGCCCAAGCAAGGACCGACCATCTCACCTTCAAAGATTGGTGAGACTAGGGTATCATAACAAAAGGTAACCAAAACAGGCTCGAGAATGACAATGTGCTATTCAGCGTAACTATTTGGTGGGTTTGGAAGTGGAGAAATGAGGTAATCTTCAATAATTCTACCCAACCCCTTATGCAAAAGGAAGGAAGCACCCGCACACACTCCATTCATATAAATGGGAGGAATTAAGATGGTCAAAACCTATGACAGGTATGATAAAGATCAACTTTGACGGCTCGGTAGACACCTCATCAGGTAGAGTAGCCTGTGGGGGTGTTGTTAGGGACTGGAATGGGAAATGGAAAAACGGATTCATATACAGCATTGGGTCATGCTCGCCACTACAAGCAGAAGCATGGGCCCTTTTGAAAAGCATCCAACTAGCAAATTTTATGGGTTACAGAAGAGTTATATTTGAAGGCGACTCACATGAGCTGGTTAATATAGTGAATGGAGGCTCATCTGCTAATGGGATTGTCTGCAACATTATTAGTGCATGCAGAAGGGAATTACGAATGCTTGAGGAATGGATGGTCAGTGCTATCCCAAGGGAGATCAACACCCAAGCGGACTGCATGGCCGGTATCGCAAGATCACTCCCTAAAGGTCTAAAGGTTCTAGAGGACCCTCCCGAAAGTGTAATTAGTCTGCTTGAAACTACTCAGTTGGCTTCCCTGCATGGAGGTTAATGTATGAGCCTAATTAGGTCCAGTGTACTCGCGGGGTTTCCCCCctctttaagaaaaaaaaataataacagaCAAATATTTTAAGACTAaacatcattttaattttttttttttaaaaattcaatcgTATATCACTTTTTAGGAAGATAATGTCCATACTAAGTACAATGACATATCATACAAAAACTATGAAATCCAATGAGGATCGGTTCCGTCATTTAGGTGCTCATTTGGTTGTTTGTTCTATTGATTTTTTCCAAGCCTCCGTCCGATATGCTCCTTTGTCTGATTTTCAGGGTTCGCCGCTCCCAAAACTATTTCTAAATAAAAGTTCTCCTCCTtgccaaaaaaatcaataaaaataagttgttggaaatattattattattactagtatttacacccgtgcgatgcacggaatgggtttgttataatatattaagaatatttgaatggatatacaattatttaaattataacatcaaatattatatagtgcaagtgaagatatgagttgggtcatttatgtttgttgatgttaccattgcttgaattcgagtaaataattgctcaatttaattgctaatgtgtagatgtaggcATGCGTTGTTGtaattttagagattttatatatcattgttaggaTTTGTTAGAAATTGGCCCAATGTGCTCGTTTTCtggcaacttagttatagtaatgaattgctatcctaattcatttgtatagatgatatattttttgtctagatatatagcaactttatcattttgaaaaaaaaacataatatcatcaattatatttacacattattgaaaacctttttgtagacgatattggaagtcgcaacacaatcttgtccatcctcgtctaccgctaacaccttcaggccattaggatgactgactcgggagaaagacACATACAATTGATCGTGACTAAATACCGATTTTTtaagcaataacccaacgtgagttagtgtttggcattggcttttgtttatagtcatggcatatgcaagcatcaacgggaattgtttacgctggaacttgaagggcaatctcgtatcagaatgattaagagacattcgggggataagaactttggtaccttcatgtgtcccattaactattcttgcttcgacaatgtgatctgtcaatcttgtgatAATGAGCCGCGTTTAGTCACAAAGACCAAGAGGgtggtctatgttccgcaataacataacaggtgcaccgacctttaatgttaatgaatgattaggaagacccgacaatctcaaactatttcagaattcaggagtgtgcacttctgatagattttcaccgcctgattctgccttacacaaagagtcacaacttaaatatgttcgtccttctgCAGTATTCATGTctcacatgtactgattaatttgatcaacgacatctaaagtcggcgagagGATCGCTCAGCCTTCTAGCTAcgactcatcaagcatgccatATCTCGAGCTTGGGAACCTGTGCATCCTCGGCAAGAAATTCCCAAACGGCATTCCAAACTACTTCTGGCTTACTGAGTGAACTTGAAGTGAGAAGCGTAACAAATAACCTTCGCAAAGCATACGCGAATGCCCAGTAACTCGAATGAATAATGCCATCAATGtactccttgtcatcatctaataatccatattcataacacgcATCCCTAAACGAATTATGAATGACTCCTGCAACAgtgcgaatatcttcatggctaaaaggtccgcgtaccaaatttaaaagacaTCTAAGATAGTATAACTCTCCACACCCTAGCGGAACATAGAACAATCATCCTATGGAGGATCTTAAACCGACTTCATGACAGAAATGATGAGACATTATACTACCGAATAAGTTTGGTTAATATGGTGGTTGTAAATAGTAAgcagttatcaaattaatgtcaccctacaattgcttcattttttattttttttttaggatttcgtgttttaatattattgtacttttaatattagtttattgttttaattgttttaatgtacaatactttgggcgggaaatagggtttttgttttggaggattttgtttttatatatataatatatataatgttatagatatagattataacaatgtactaatcctaatgtataacaatgttttgatgttatagaatttcgtgttttaatattattgtacttttaatattattcattgttttaattgttttaatgtacaatatttagGGCGCGAAAtatgatttcgttttggaggattttgtttatatatatatatatatagattataacaatgtactaatcctaatgtataacaatgttttgatgttattggattttgtgttttaatattattgtacttttaatattattttattgttttaatgtacaatattttgggcgagaaatatgatttcgttttagaggattttgtttttatatatatatactagttttatacgcgcattgcgcgaatgggttaatgcccaatgtttatatttaaataaatatttgaaagtatatcaatgcaagattatataggagaagtttatacatgggtaattgaatgtcgaatttttttatttaaatatctaactcaaagtatatgaatccaagataatatagaaaattcattataattattaccaaaataaatgtttgcaaccttgtaaaatcgatagtctaaatatttggtctaaaaatgatagtctaaataaatactacttttaatttgaatttttctaagtgttcttaattctcttttgagtaacattgtcattgtcttcatctttactatttgttctcttcctttttgttggtagtgtgttatttgcaattcggttattgttggtagcatagatgacaacgtcatgcaatgagattatgatatcgGAGTTAtggactgtaacccctcgtctattccgataagtttatggttcgaaaaatattttttttaggctatgacatttatgagatgatctctcggtactttagaaggatttttataagttggactagttattaaaaaactgcgatctacgtaccggtcacgaaccgtaaatttttaaggacgtatatatagttcgaatttccctaggagatggattattaagcatgatacgattaagcgtgaacttcctactcagttcagtggaaattagacgaactgtaagagtggaatttattac of Ipomoea triloba cultivar NCNSP0323 chromosome 3, ASM357664v1 contains these proteins:
- the LOC116013219 gene encoding uncharacterized protein LOC116013219, with the protein product MDRMVQMMERMTEFMMAQQAPNQNQVQPRVDYAKAIASRHPPTYAGEEDPVVLEEWIRTFDKLLDAVNCPADQRISSAVYYLTKAADNWWTTTGPGLLQDPDFDWEDFKTALRAQFYTKRIRGIKCEEFLRLKQKGASIQEYYAKYIELLRFAQDIVPDEVSKVRRFVRGMDWDTRRALSPFMCSTLKEAYKRVSDYYQVHLDQQEVYGRNKRKAEAQQGKSKLESKKPNLG
- the LOC116013220 gene encoding uncharacterized protein LOC116013220; translation: MLPPLNPNQWGRVTGGPRQGQSSGGDGRGNNVQQVSQGRPSSAASNTNNNRGKQPVGASNSGSQGRIFVVNSAQAQASDAVAGTFLINYVPGLVLFDTGATNSFISCMLADKLGLRSTTRLNLNVMTASGLVVACKNIYENVSIEIAGVNCPGNLIRFELEGIDVVLGMDWLEKYKARIVCNEKKILLRGPKGKRVSYRGIEKEPEPKLMTMRRLRKYAQKGYEVYLCLVQDTEVEKLEISRIPVVCEFPDMFPDDLAGMPPEREVEFTIDLMPGTSTISKAP